tcacaccagggagaagccattctcctgacctgagtgcaggaaggccttcagtgattcctctgccctgctgaggcaccggcgagtgcacacaggggagaggcccttcagctgccctgagtgcaggaagagcttcagcgattcctccgccCGGCTGAGGCACTTGCGGgtgcacacaggggagaggcccttcagctgcctcaagtgtgggaaggccttcaacgATTCCTCTGCTCTGATGAGGCACCAGCGGctgcacacaggggagaggcccttccgcTGCCCCCATTGTGGGAAGGTGTTCACTCACTCCTCCCACCTCGTGAttcaccggcgggtccacaccggtgAGAAGCCCTTCCCCTGCCCCaaatgtgggaaggccttcagcgattcctctgacctgctggcccaccggcgggtccacactggcgagaggccattcacctgctctgtctgCGGGAAGTGCTTCACACGCTCTTCCGACCTGCTGAAGTaccagcgtgtccacactggggaaaggcccttcagctgctctgagtgcgggaagggctttacccaggcatcccacctgctgacacaccagtgggtccacactggggagagaccgttcacctgcctcgagtgcgggaagggctttgctGTCTCCTCCAGTCTACTgacgcaccagcgggtccacactggggagaggccgtttgcCTGCCCTGCGTGTGGGCAGAGGTTCACAATGTCCTGCAGTTTGAACAAGCACCAGCGAAGGCACCAATGTTCCCAACAATCAGATTCTGCCGGTAACGCTGCTGAGGGTCACCCCCAGGACTGAACCTCCTGCCCTTTCTGACAGTGGGGGTAATGGAAGAGTTGGTAGGCTTTTTTGTTTTCTactgggggagtggagggggaagggggggtggtggctcagtggttcgcactgctgcctcatagcgccagggacccagatgtGATTCTATCCtcagggtaactgtctgtgtggagtttgcatgtaattccccccagtgtctgcgtgggtttcctttgcgtgttccagtttcttcccaaagtccaaaCGTGCACATGTTTGggcgaattggccaagctaaatagtcccacagtgttcaggaatgtgtagatgtgctgcattagttaggggtaagtgcagagtgatagggtaggagaatgtgtctgggtgagttattcttcaaagggtcggtctgaacttgttgggcagaagggcctgtttccacactgtagtgattgtatgattccatgaacaTTGCTTCCAGTGGGCACTGCTGCTCATTGAGCCCAGGACCCGCACGAACCTAAGACcattggagcagaagttaggatattttgacccattgaatctgttccaccatttgttcgagacaaaataaaaaactgcagatgctggaatctaaaatagccaagcaggaggctgggcacaacaaggcaggcagcaccaggaggtggagaagtcagcattTCAGGGATTATCCctcaggactgaagaagggttctACCCGAAACGTTGACATCTCCATCAGAaatgatttatcaggatgttgttagaactagagggcataggtttagagtgagaggggaaagatttaaaagggaccaaaagggAAAacgtttcatgcagagtgtggtgcgtgtatggaataagctgccagaggaagtggaggaggctggtagaataacagaatttaaaagacatttggttggaGACGTGAATAGAAAGAGTTAgagagatttgggccaagtgctggcaaatgggactagattaatttagaatatctggtcagcgtggacgagttggactgaaggatctgtttctgcactgtacctctctatgactacCGGTCCTGATGTAAGTTTAGAACTGAGTAACTTTGCATAATTCAATCTTGTTGAATTCACCTCCTGAAAGGTTTCAAATGAACCCCTCCAAGCGATATGATTTAACTAAGTTGGATAAAGTACCTCATCAAGTTCAACATGAATGCGCAGTTGaagaagtcagaaatcacacaacaccaggttacagtccaacaggtttatttgaaatcccaagctttaggagcattgctccttcatcacttcacctgatgaaggaacagtgctccgaaagctcctGAATTCAAATCAATCTACTGGGAttctcacctggtgttgtgtgacttctgacctgtcCACCCCCTGCACCTCTGCATCAGAGTTGACAAATGAGATCAGATTTTATTCAGCCTGATTTAGTGAGATATTCATCTGGAtgtccttatgcctgaaacatcgattctcctgctcctcgggtgctgcctgacctgctgtgcttttccagcaccatactctcaactctgatctcaagcatttgcagtcctcactttttcctggttcATGTGGAAACTCAACACTGTCAGAGTGACAAAGAGACGCCAGTCATAGAGTACTATAGCACAGagactggcccttcagcccaaaccggtccatgctgaccaaaatgtttgtcaacactaacctcatttccctgcatttggcccgtatccttctcaagctttcctatccatgtatttgttgaaacaccttttcaatgttgttaatgtacctgcttcaaccacttccactggcagctgttTCCCCAGGCGAACTAGATTCTGTAAATATTTTGCCCCACATCTTTTCttctatctttctcctctcaccataaaaacgCGTCCTTGGTCTAGAAATCCTCCCCCTAGGGAAGAGACAGCTACCATTAACCCAACTCTACCCCTCATGGTTTCAAAATATTGCCTCTCAACTTCCTCAGCTCCActggaaaaacatcccagcctatccagcctaaatTCTAATTTGATAATAATGGCAGTGATGAttttggctgtgtgtgtgtcaaggaTCTCTCATTTCTAAGCCAATGCCGTGCCTCTTAAGTTCACGTCATCTTAAAACGAATGGCATCCCATTCATTTAAAATGTCCATGTTTTCTGTGCAAAGTGAGTCCTGGTCAGGAAATAGGCAGCAGTGTCTTTTATTCCCGTAGACTGCTCTGTTTTGAGATGTATGAGTAAATCTTCAGAACAAAAGATTAGTGCAGCCTTTATTCATGTCTCATTATTAAAAACACTTTCTCCATTTACAGATGTGATTGAGAAGCTTCTCCCAATGAATCTTTGACTGATAACAGCATTTGTCAGGCTTTTGAAAGTCACTGTAGCTCTGTCACAGCACATGGGAGGGCTATTTCAGACACAACGCATCATGCAGAAAATACTCCCACATTAGTCGAGTAAAGTTGACGTCTTTtcaagacattgtgaaacttgaaaggattcagaaaaggtttggaaggacgttgccagggctcCAAGGTTTTAGCTttataacagtattgatgacattCTCATGAATGCAATGGAGTCAATATTAATCCCAGCCTCTTGGTGTGGTTGTGGGTGAATCACCTTAATTTGGCTCCTGACTCAGAGACCGACAGAGAATcaactgctgaaacaatgatttgCACTTTATTGCACGTAGCAACCACAAATAAAACCCCTCAAGTTCATTCAGCTTCACCCcccaaacttggctatcacccAGTTGATGGCTGAATTTAACTGAGTTTCCACCGACAGTGCCCATCTCTGGAAGTGTCCAGAGGTTTGATGCAGTATTATTCGTCTAAGTACTGCTGCTGCAGCATCGTTCTAGAGTTGAATTTTGGTGGCATATCCTCATTTTCAAATCTGtggtgtgacttttttttaagactCTAACATCACCTCCCATTGCTGGAGACCTCAGCTCTGTAGCTTACCTTCTTATCCTTGAGGGTTAGCTGTCTGTTTGAAACAGCCTGCTCTGTAATTAACCCCTCGATGTCAGGGCTTTCCTTCCACAGGCAGAATTAATTGTTCTTTTGTCACACCATTATTAAACAACATTATCTTGCCTGTCCCAAGAAACAACTTATTGTGTTGCCGCCTTCTTCCCAGGGATGGATAACTAGCAGAAATTAGTCCATTTATcgtattgaatctgctctgccattcaatcatggctgatatatttcttaaccccattcgccctgtaacctttgaaccccttgatactcaagaatgagtgaatggtggagcagactcaatgggctgaatggcctaatttcagttTCTGTGGTGTCACAGTTTCTCGTCGGCCCTTTCATTTCTTGGTCCAGAAAAAGTTAGTGTTGACTCATGAAGTTGGGGGAAGTTCTGGAGTTTACAGGTGCACACCACGCTCCTCCCGGAATAACGATTCTTCCTGAGATACTGGCAGTTCTTGAGATCCCTGGATATCGCTGAATACAAATCGATGTGTCTGGAAGTCTCTGCTGCTTCCCTGGAACAGAAGGattatgaggagaaaattcagaaatccgaagagcaaagagacttgggacttctagtccaggattctctcaaggtaaacttacaggttgagtcagtagtgaggaaagcaaatgcaacaatggcatttattttgacaggacttgaatataaaagcagggatgtacttctgagggtctAAAAGGTTCCGGtcaggccacaattggagtactgtacgcagttttgggccccatatctcagaaaggatgtacagGCCCTGGAACATATTCAGAGGAGGTTGATGAGAAAGGTCCCAGGAttaaaaagcttaacatatgaagaacatctgaggactctgggtctatactcaatggagtttagaagatgacAAGGGAactaattgaaacctacagaatactgaacagcttagacagagtggatgttgggaaaatgtttccattggtcggagaaactaggacccgagggctcagccttcaagtaaagggaagaccttttagaacggagataaggagaacttcttcagacagagagtggtgtatcTATAGAATTCACTGtcccagaaggttgtggaggccagatcacggAATACATTTAAGATGGGAATAACTAGGTTCTCGAGtatcaagaggatcaaaggttacggggagaatggggttgagaaacttatcagccgtgattgaatggtggagcagactcaatggactgaatggcatcatttctgctcctatagtCTTATGATATGGTGATGTGTggaggggtgaggatgggggaaaAGAGATAAAGAGGGGAATACAATTAAGGTGAAGCTGGATACAGATACATAGGAAGTACAAGAATTGTATTGATTGGCTGgatgggggtggcacggtggctcaatcattagcactgatgcctcacagcgccagggaaactGGTTCGATttcagtctcaggcgactgtctgtgtggagtttggaaatTCTCCGTGTcgatatgggtttcctccggtttcctctctcaatccaaatgtgtaggttagggtggagtggctatgctaaattacccactgcCCAGGAATTGCAGGTTAAGTTGGATTGTCCGTgcttaaattgccccacagtgttcaggaattgaAAGTTAGGTAcgttagtaaggggtaaatgtcgagtaatagggatagggaaatgggtctgtgtggattattctttggattTTTGGTGTTGGGCCAGATAGTCTGttagatagtcagaggctttccccctccccagggtggaaaagtcaactacaagagggtacaggtttaaggcgagagggggacAGTCTGAGGGAGAATTGAAAGGGAAGATTTTTCACACAGTTGGATGCtggatgcctggaatgcattgccattgGATGTAGTGAAAAGAGGCACCTTAGCAACACTTAAGGTATATTTGGATAGACACGTGAATGGGAGGTGAATACAGGGACAGGAACCACACATCGGCAATAAATATTAGGTCTAAGTTATGATTAagaattggcacaggcttggatggGTAGGGGGTAAAGTGAACTTTCAAAAACAGGGGATACCTGTATGTGGATGAAGGGGTGGGTGGAGGCTCAGGTGTAGCATAAACACTGACAGAGGCCAATTGGATCGACTGtgctggagactcaatgggacagagacaaatgtatctatttcagatCTAACTGCACTTCAGCCGCTTCTGTGGACTGTTCCGTAGGGAAGGTGCAATCCCAGGATCAGAGAGCATCAGCCCCCATTGGAAGTAAAATGGGTGAGAGAGCAACCAGTCAGCATAAAGGAACCCCTTATCCCTCCTACTTCACCCACTAAACAGGGTTCAAGATGCGACTCTCAGCAGCAGTAACAGCAGAATCCAACCCTAATTCCTGCGCAATCTCACTTGTGAAGTTGCTGGTGTCTCCACAAGTTgcacgactgggtgaagcccttcccacacactgGACAGGTGAACGGCTGCTCCTTGGTGTGGATGCGCTGGTGTTTGCGCAGGGTGGAGGAATCACAGAAATCATTGCACCACACGGGACAGGTgaacggcttctccccagtgtggacgtGGAAGCCGAGCAGCAGGTGATACGAACGGGTGTAGCCCTTCCCGCAcacggagcaggaaaatggtTTCTCCCCGGTGTGCATCCGTTGGTGCGGCAGCAGGTGGTGTGACTGAGTGAAACCCTGCCCACACACGGGGCAGATGAACGGGTTCTTGCTGCTGTGGACTTGCTGGGGGGCCAGGAGGTGGTGTAACTGAgtggagcctttcctgcactGAGTACAGGTGAATAGCCGCTGCCCGACGTGTAAACGCCAATGAATCTCCAGCGCAGATAGCGAAGGGAAACcattcccacactccccacatttccacggtttctccatggtgCAGGTGCCCTCGTCTGTCTCTGACCTTAACAATCAGTGAAAACTCGCTCACACTTATAGCATGTGCGTGGTGTTACTGGTGAATCCTCTGATAATTGGAACACACTCATTCAGTCTGTAAAGCTTGTTCCAGTCACTACTCTGGTGTGTGGGTATGTGAGACTAAGTTTCCTGTCACTCTGACGTTTAAAACCTAACTAAGCAGACAAACCTTCACCTCTTTGTTTTCAAGGCCATCAATATCCACGTCCTCATGAATCAAGTGACTGTCAGACTTTGATGTGATGTTCGGTCTGAGATTTCTGCTGCCAAATTCTTCTCTTGTAATATTTCTGTGAAGTGATTGCAAAGGTTATCACAGTCAGTCCATGACAGAAAATCTGAAAGTAATTCTAGTTACTGTGGAACATTCTCTCCTCTCTTAATCCCAAAGATCTTTGTGGAGATCTATATGTAACTGTAAATCAACAGGGTTATGGAGTAGACTGCATACCTCCACAAAGAGTTCACATGGACTCAagttgctgaatggacctctgcAGTGCAGTATTGACACACTTACTGAAGATCTACAATATGTTGCAGTACGATATTACAAGCCCAGAAACAACTGCAaatcagacaaggtcttttcagaaGTTGGACCATGAATTTCTGAAGCTGCTGCtactcttcttctctctctctgaatgaagattgatctTCACCCAAACTGCAACTTGCTTCCTCTGTCCAAATATTTGTGAACACAGCCCTGTTTTTGATGGATGGCATGTTTCCTGATCACCACAATTAAAGGAGTGTCTTCCCCTTGATGTGCAAAGGGACAGTCAGTCAGGGCAGGACAGGGTCACATCTTGTGTTATGTGAAATCTGTGACAGCTGCAACAattcatcccaactcctgtactctgtgctctgactaatgaaagcaaacatgccaaAAGACTTCCTCACCGccctgtctacccatgactccactttccaggagctatgaacctgcatccctaCATCTCTTGGTTTGAAATCCTGCATATGAAACAGATTTGGTGCTTATTGGTATGTGTTATTATTTGGTGCTTATCTCGACTCTAATTTGCTATTTTATACTGAATgccatgactgatgaaggccacaGTGCCAAAaactttctacctgtgactccactttcagagaactgtgaacctctactccaagatccctctgttccactacactccttaaagtcctaccattcaccatgaaattcctgccttgatttgacgaTACAAAAtataagacctcacacttatctatattaaactccatttgccattaaccttaaacctatgccctctaattttggactcccccacccaagggaaaagaccttgcctatttaccctacccatgcctctcatgattttataaacatctttaaagtcacccctcagcctccaaagctccagggaaaatagccccaatctattcagcctcttcctgtagctcaaaccctccagccctggcagcatccttgtaaatgttttctgaaccctttcaaatttcataacacccttcctgtatcagaaagcacagaattgcatgcagtattgcaACAAtgatggaaccaatgtccttgctgaagaagattttaaaaacaacatttataaCTACAAGGAAATCAATTTGGTTGTGCATGACTTTCCCATAGCAGTTTGTTTTAGCTGTCCTTCATTAACCTATGCTTTATAATATataagaaaatattttgagggatggGATTGTTGCTCGCATGTCCAACATTTGCTCACCATCCTTCATGGCCTTTGGACCGAGCAATTGGCTACATGCttgaaggcagttgagagtcaaccacattgtagtaggtctggagtcacatgatgtgtgaatggtagatttccctccctaaaagaaCACTTTCACAACAATCAGTAATGATTGGACAAAAGCAAcagttctggcagtatctatgaggAGACGACAGTGTTACTGTTTTGAGTCCGGTGGCCCTTCAAAATTaggctggattcaaaacattaactgttttctttccacagatgctgccagacctgctgcattttcccagcaattgttgctgatctccaacatctgcaattcattTCTTAGCCAATAATGGTTTCCTTGTTGCCAGTACTGAGACAAACTCTCACTTCCAGATCTTTTTATTCATTGAAAATAAAGTCCACTAGCATCCATgatgggattttaatttttgttctCTGAAGACCGAGATCTCTGGGCTACTTAACCAGTATCACTAGATCACAATCTTCCCTTCACTGACAGTGACATTGACAATCTTATcctgaatatttttcttttttcattCATGGAACGTAACACTTTGTCTCCCAAAAAAACCAAGTgccaattcagagggcagttaagagtcaatcacatgacTTTGGATCAAGAGTGACACATTTACCAAACTGGGAAAGGAcagaagatttccttccttaaaaaaaagattattaGTGAATAAGATCGGTACTTATGACAATTGATAAGATCACCAAagcagctttatattccagatacataaattgatttcaaattgcaTCGCGGCCATAGCAGCATCATTTTGAATCTCCAGATGTTAAATCCAGTAACAATGCCCAAATGCCACCAACTCCCTACAAGCTCTAGGCTTCCCaacactgactggtctgtaattgccagttgTATCCTTTTCCTCATTACTATTTACTATtcagttcagcccattgagttgacTCTGCCATTTATTCAGATCACAATTTTCTGGTAAACAtttactccacttttctgccattgtcccataatcctcaattcgcttactgatttaaaaaaaaactatctcagccttgaatgcacATAACAACCCAGGCTCAACAGCCGTTTGTAGTAtcaagttccacagatttactgcccTCAGGAGAAATTCCTATCTGTCCTAAACATGCAATCTCGTATTTGGAGGTTACTTCCTCTGGTCCCACACTCACCCACTTTTCCACGTCTcgcctgtcaagtctcctcagaatcttgtacgtGACAATAATGTTACCTCTAATTCTTCTAACTTCTATTAAgcacaggcccaacctattcagttcTCCTCATAAGACATACTTTCCATCCCTGATATCATCATGGTCAAccatctctggactgcctccaatgc
The sequence above is a segment of the Hemiscyllium ocellatum isolate sHemOce1 chromosome 27 unlocalized genomic scaffold, sHemOce1.pat.X.cur. SUPER_27_unloc_7, whole genome shotgun sequence genome. Coding sequences within it:
- the LOC132808554 gene encoding gastrula zinc finger protein XlCGF49.1-like; translated protein: MEKPWKCGECGNGFPSLSALEIHWRLHVGQRLFTCTQCRKGSTQLHHLLAPQQVHSSKNPFICPVCGQGFTQSHHLLPHQRMHTGEKPFSCSVCGKGYTRSYHLLLGFHVHTGEKPFTCPVWCNDFCDSSTLRKHQRIHTKEQPFTCPVCGKGFTQSCNLWRHQQLHKEAAETSRHIDLYSAISRDLKNCQYLRKNRYSGRSVVCTCKLQNFPQLHESTLTFSGPRNERADEKL